The genomic window TGCCGGCGGTGGCCGGTGCGGCGGGCGACGCTGAGCGCCTCCCGTGACTGGCTCTGGGCGATGGCGCTGAGGGCCAGGGCGGCGGGTTCGTCACCGGCTTTGCGGGCGTTCTCGGCCAGGCACATGTTGGCGCAGGCCATGGTGTCGATCATGGCGCCGTTGGTGTTGTCGTCGCCGAGCAGCCGGGCCATCTCGGCGGCCCGCTCGCAGAACTCGAAACAGTGGTCGAACTGTTCCAGGTAGTAGTACACCACTCCGGCGATGGCGGTGGCCGCCGTCAGCGCGGTCAGATCGCCGCTGGCCTCGGCCACCTCCAGCGCGGTCATGATCTCCGCCGTCGCGCTCACCGGGTCGGAGGTGATCAGCAGGATCCGGGCGACCGTGGCGTGCACGACCGCCTCGCTGGCCGTGTCGCCGATCGCCCAGCAGACTTCGAACGCCTCCGCGGCCAGGGCCAGCGCCTCGACCAGCTCGTCGAGCACCTGATGGCACTTGACCGCCAAGGTCAGCGCCTGCGCCCGGAGCGCGGGCACACCGCTGCCGGCGACCGCCAGTGCCAGGTCTCGTGCCGCCACAGTCTCCGAGCGATCGAAGTGCACGACGGCACGCGCCAGCAGATCAGCCGGGCTTGCGCTGTCCATCAATCGCTTCGCACCCCCAGAATTGTGGCTGTCGCCCCCCACCGTCGGCCGGGCCGGGCGAAACTTGAGAACTCCGTCAGCGGCGGGCGGCACGACGGCGGTCGGTCTGGCGGTGGATCTTCGCCTCGGTGCCGCAGTCCTCCATCCGGCACCAGCGGCGCGAGTTGTTCTTACTGGTGTCCAGGAACAGGCCGTCGCAGCCGAGGGTGGAGGCGCATGTCTTCACCCGGCCGGCCGGGCCCGCGGTGAGGAGTTCGATCGCGGCCAGTGCGGCCGGCCACCAGACCCGGTCCAGGTCGCCGTCTGGCAGTGCCCAGCCGAATCGGTCGCCGTGGGCTTCCAGCCGGGCGGCGGCCATCGCGGACGCGTACGCCCGCTGGATCTCCGCCAGGTCCCCGGACGGCGGCGGCTCCCCACCGGACAGCGCGGCGAAGACGCGGTTGATCGCCTCGCGCACCGCGATCCCGGCTCGATAGGACGCTTGCGCGGCAGAGGGCTGTGCCTCGGCGCGGGCGGTCAGGCTGCGGGCGATCCCGGGGTCGACCCATTGGGCGTACGCCGCCCAGGTCGCCAGATCGGCATAGTCGTGCAGGTGCTCCTCGTGCACGGGCTCACCCCGGGCGTCGACGGTGTTGGCGAAGTCGAGGCACGGGTGGGCTCCGTAGAGCGGGGGGAAATCCGGCATTGCTTCCACCAAAGTAAGTTTAGGGGGTAGGCTTCCAGTTAAACCATCTTAACCAGCATCATGCGAGAGGACGTCTCCATGTTCGATCTGATCCTGCCGATGCTGCGCGAATCCGCCACCTGTATCAGTCACTCCGCTCTCCCCG from Actinoplanes derwentensis includes these protein-coding regions:
- a CDS encoding CGNR zinc finger domain-containing protein, producing MPDFPPLYGAHPCLDFANTVDARGEPVHEEHLHDYADLATWAAYAQWVDPGIARSLTARAEAQPSAAQASYRAGIAVREAINRVFAALSGGEPPPSGDLAEIQRAYASAMAAARLEAHGDRFGWALPDGDLDRVWWPAALAAIELLTAGPAGRVKTCASTLGCDGLFLDTSKNNSRRWCRMEDCGTEAKIHRQTDRRRAARR